The stretch of DNA tatttattttgtacagaATTTATAATGCAGAATATACCTACATTTTATGCATTTTATATGTTGTTATTACATCTAGCACAATATTAAACTTATTGaacttagaaaataaatatatactaaggaattataatattattatttataaaacattaattattcgATCTATAGTTTttgttcttaataataataaattctaaaacttatattttagtttgctaaaaatataaataattattaaatttattgtatatttatttatattattctctttattttttttctataacaaaaatcactttaaaCTACAACATAAGTTACAATTTTTTAACTCTAAACTAGGTTTGCGTGATTGTAGGTAATaattattaatcttttatataatcacattttcaaaattgtggattaaaattttaggaatgtccaagattttaagtttgttttagaCCATATTTATtgaactattattttatttgaaatatttttttttaattttgtataaattagcTATGCAAGacttgaaaatgaaatttttttaatatatgtccTCAAATCACAATATTACACAGCAAGAACCATTgtagacaaaaaatatataattgaacaTCTACTTGAAGGTTACAAGAATTCAAATTACAtgactaaaataattatgtaaagtCATTATTAAAGATCAACTTAACAAAGTTAAAACTGTAAAGTCAAAAaactacataaataaaaatatttctttattacatAATTGTAactatattactttattaatcaaaaaaattgtcttCGTCATCCTCATCATCTTTATGCTTATGAaactacaaataatatttaaatatagtgTCAAATTTCTTCAACATGGTAtacataacaacaataaaagatGTCCCAATGTTAGAATCCTAAAACAACTAAAAACCACAATATATGAATAACCCTACATTGAAGACTACTAAATTAACTATAGTTTAACCGCACATTAAAAGAAATCTTTTTCACATTTATATGCTTCTTACTTATAAGAATACATCTCTTGATTAAACACTAGATAAATAATCAACAAGAACTTGATTGAACACATCAAAATCGTGAATTGAAATTGTATGGCCTTGATCAAATACTTGAGAAGGGTTATACCCTTTGTCCATGAATATCTACTGCGaaatgatttattaattattatatatttcacaAAGTTGTATACACTTcatattagttaattttaatcaatagCTATACTagtttaatgaaaatattaatagatCTATTCTTGTGTTCGAACTATACTATTAATagattgttatgaaataaagtgaataatagagagaataatagataatagagaagagaagaaacaatagagaatagagaataaagaatagggagcaactcatttgTGTATACTTATTATTGATAGggagagtcctatttatagatacaatatgtaatccataaaggaaacaaatcaacttagttaatacaaatatttaccataacgaataatgaatcatatgagtaaatgtttcaaatcaatggacaatcattaattcataacactcccccttgagtgtccattcataaagaatgtgcctcgttaaaaccttactaggaaaaaccctttgggatcaaaaacctagtgaaggaaaaagagtacaacattctgagagtccgaatttgtgagtcatttgctcaaaagtttttcttggcaaaaactttacaaatagacttgtcatattttcagatgAACGAATTTTTGTATATCTATATCACcttttcaattgaacaatacactattgtgttcatatatggttgttgattccatctttctcggggatagtcacaagtttcttgcacatgttgaattataaaccttaaccaaacatattcacaactttcctcgtaattttgtttaacactctcataatcaatgaggttatcaatgcttccatttgctttagcaaagaaaataacaatatcaagatgagtagcattggtgtacaataagtacaactcaaatggcctctaccaccgtaatgataatatatactttcatatttttgtcaatattttcacattttcctttccctttttttcacattattgtgcccCTTCTCGTGACaaaatgtgtttttgaaattttctttacatgatcacgatcatgaaaatataaatcaaatgttgctgcattcacttctggaatgaagcagaaccaatttggacaggtttcatgattttcttgaggtcaaaagctcattgctttgttcagccatacaaaggcatgaaataaattcataatattgattgctgcattcacttctgggaatggagcatattaggcggatctcatgatttttcatcaaaagctttattgctttgtccagccagccatacataggcatgaaataaattcacaatatttgtgaaatctcttttcacaatatttttgtcatgttgcttagatgctttatttatttatttaatggtatcccaatatccattgcatctaaatatatttcaacatttaaaatccaatataagaaatttttccttgtaatatcaagggtcacaaatccaaattttgcaacatttCGTGTGTTtagaactaacacataaaataattatattaataataataataataataataatcaccgtcaaaataaaaataaaaataataagacgaagatgaaaattgataaagttaaataattcttatcacaagaggaagaatataaaggtaaaattataatctgagaaaggattagaaagaccCTGAATTGGGACACGCATAACACTCGTTATAGAGAAAAAAGCTTCCATtagtcctcaattggttggttggagcatcgtgctgataacgtgttatgaaataaagggaataacagagagaataatagatgatagaaaagaaacaatagagaataaataatagggagcaactcatttgTGTAtacttattattgataggaagagtcatatttatagatacaatatgtaatccataaagaaaaaataaatcaacttagttaatacaaatattcatcataaagagtaatgaatcatatgagtaaatatatcaaatcaatggacaatcattcaTTCATAACATagatattttaatcaataattatactaatcaattttaattcaaataaaagaaaactatataatcaaaatatttgttaaattttaatttaaaacaaaattgtaacAAATATGTTAACAGGAATCCGGATaacataaactaaattatattaaaatattaaattaaactaattaaaatatttaataaattttatttaagtttttattaaattaaaattgagtcaaatcaaataaattttatttttctaataaaaattaatatttaaaaataaattatactaattaaaatatttaattttaaaaaattatgtaataataaaataaatttaaagataataaattgaaggaaattaaaaaagctaaaaaaataatagaaaaagaagagttAACTAGATTTTGAAATCCAAGAAAAAAGTTAACCTGATTTAAAAATTGGGTGAGTACTTAAACcagatttcaaaatttattggGTTTCTAAATTGGATTTCGAAATTCGGTGAATTCATAAACtctgaattttgaaattcagTGAGTTCCTGAATCGTATTTCGAAATCCAGTGAGTTCTTGAACcgtatttcaaaatttagtgAGGTTCCTAAACcgtatttttaaatttggtgAGTTCCTGAACCGTATTTCAAAATTCGGTGAGTTCCTGAACCATATTTCGTAAACTAGTGAATTCCTGAAccatattttacaaattttaaaatccgTTGAATTACTaaaccaaatttcaaaattcaaaattcgaTAGTTTTTCAATCCAGATTTCGAATTTCAatacttacaattttttttttctactatcTTTCCAAACCTGGTACATGCTCCAAATAATATACgttgtaaaaataagaaacaaataataaacaagtAGCGTACCCTCTaagcttaaaaaaaaaacatcaaaggGTGGACGAAGCCGTTGAACTAAAAATCCGTTAAAACAAGAAACGTAAGGAAACTAAACCGCACGAGCAGAAAGAAGAGGAAAGCCGAAAAAACAAACTGAAAATGCCATTACTGCTTTGAAAATGACTTGGGAGTTCAACTTCAGTTATAggataagaaaaagaataattcaacgcaatattaattttgaaatgaaaatactACTACATGGAATCAGATGTTACAGGCTATCAAATGTACtagaaaattttacaaaaaatgcggtgaaaattataaatttatgatagGAGAGtcgtataaaattttaaatctaaaaaagaattataataattagcTTTTAAGTTATagaattgaaatataaataaaaagttttaaaagttgaaaccttattataaaaataaaattttgcaaaaagtaaaaatataatacaattaaactcacttaaattaaaataataagctACGATGATAACGACTTGCATATAACTTACCATCACAGTTAATTAAATGATAGTGACACGTAAATTATAAACAGCATTCCAATAAGTATTGGAAACAAGATATAGGACTACCAAAACTATTTGCttaagatataaattttataagtctATTGTTTCCACTcccatgaagaaaaaaaaaattaaaataatgtatatttttggtagttttataaaaatgggaaaacaaatatgaatatagaTAAATTATGTATGGAATCATGATTTCAAAAACACACGtgatagaattttttttttttctgttaacaAAAGAGATTTTTGTTTCCAATAGGGAAAATGAAATGAcgttttataagaaaaaattagaaagaaactagcctgaaaaataaataataaaaaaatataataaatcagattaaataataaatgataataaaaatgtaaataatagtaaataataataacatcctttgataataaataataactgaTAACAaatagtatgattaatagtaatttaaatcataataaataataataaatatacaaatataaatagaagTAATTGatagtaaatattaaaatataaataataaaaaatcataacaaacataaataataataaaaaatataataataatatattgattagtaataaataataataaaatataattaatataaataaaaataattaataaataatattattattataaaaatacttaaatatattattgtttaatttgataaaactgaatatttgtaattatatttctataaattcaaattaatgtaattaacatattataatagaaaaaaaattattgtatagCACGGTCACAGATACTAATTTTTACATATAGATAAGTTTAAGGGGGCATATTTTAGTTAGTATATCAGTTGTCAAACAGTTAGGTTAGTTATCCGTTAATTTTCAGTTAGTTTTCAGTTAGTTTTACTTTCTGCGTGTTTATCTTTGCTTATTTAAGTTTCCTCTTGTAATGATCTTTCAAACATTCATCTCACAATCCAAAGCTTTCTTTCAGTTCTTTCTCTTCACGTGATCTTAACATTCTCTGTGTTTTCATGGCGGAAAAACCAGTCCAAGTCGACGAAGGTGCTTCACCGTCGTCTCCCACCTCTGCTTCCGTTTCGATGCCTGCATCATCTTCCACCTCTGCTTCCGTTTCGATGCCTCCACCATCTTCCACCTCTGCTTCCGTTTCGATGCCTCCACCATCTTCCACCTCTGCTTCCGTTTCGATGCCTCCACCATCTTCCACCTCTGCTTCCGTTTCGATGCCTGCACCATCTTCCACCTCGTCTTCTACGTCTGCGTCATCTTCCACCCCGGCTTCTACTGCATCATCTTCCACCTCTGGTTCTGTTTCCGTACCTGCGTCGTCTTCCACCTCTGATTCTAAGCCTGCGTCTTCTTCCAGCTCTTCTGTTTCAGTAGCAGCGTCAGCTTCGGCTTATGTTTCCGCTTTATCATTGTCGGCAGCATCGGCAACAGCAAACACATTAGTATCGGCAACGGAGTTGAAGTCGCTTTCGGAGTTAGCATCAGCAGCATGGGCAACGGACTCAGCACCCAAAACATCCACATCATGGGCACCGCAACCGGTACCCACTTCATCTTGGGTGCCACGGAGACTGGAGGACGAGTTACCGATAAAGCTGGAAGGAGTGAGCAATGTATCTGCATGGAAAAAACAAGTGGTGCGTGTATTGATCACAGAAAACTTGCTAGGGTTCGTGACAAAGCCTGGGACCCCTAAAAAATATGCAAGCGAAAAGGATCGTTCTTGTGATAAGGTAAGGGAGGAGTATCGGCAGTGGGTTATTGAAGATGAAAGATTGCGCAGTTGGCTGCTATCATCTTTATCTGAAAATATGTGTTGTTTTGTGATCGAAAAGGAACATGCATGGGAGGTTTGGAGTGAAGCGCTGGAAATCTGCCGTAATGAGTTGTTAGAGAGTATCAAGATTGCCCTAAGGGATGAGATCGAGAACACGAAAGAGAACAAAGGAAATCAAACTGTGAGAGATTTTGTTAACAGGATCACTTGTCTCGCTAACACGTTGATGGCTTTGGGAGACGAAGTGTCTGAAGAAGAACATGTTGACGCCCTCTTGCAAAGTTTGCCGGACCAGTATGAAGCTTTGCGAGCGTTCATTCGTGATCGTCGTGCACGTCGTGGTGAAGGCAGTAACTAGGTCTTGCTTCttcttgttctttttctttcattgaCTCATGAACTCAGTCATGGAGGTAGTAATAATAACTGGGTCTTGCtgcttcttttttgtttttctttgtgtacTTTGGCTCATTGTTACCGATCTTGTGAACCTTACTGTTCAAGAGAAACTTGACAGAAAAGGCAAAATAAAAGGAAATCTCTGTACCAACAATTTACTGAATTTACAATAAATCTGTTTCAAGTTTTACAAGTTTTCACTTCTTCAGATTTGTTTTTTACAAGTTTTAATCAGATATATTCATTATAATTGCCTCTGTTAAGTTTATGACATATCATGAATTTAAGCAATTTGGAATGGTGACTGCTGactctcaattaaattttgataacacCGTGCATTTAGggcataaaaaatattgatcgTGAAACATGTGGAATATACCCTCTTGTATTTGAATTATCTGGGAATGTGAGTCAAATTACGCGGGGAATAATTACTCTTTTAgctgaattattattatttagaaaaaagatatataaaagcCCCAAAATATAACGCAACACATATTTACGGAAAGAAAAGATATATATACTTTCTTACAATTATTACTATGTGATGAGAACGAAAAGTGATAAATGTGCATATAACGTTACTCTTCAAGctctgcttttttttttctttcattggttttcctttttttcttctaaataattaatCCAAACTAATAAATGTTAGAGGAGTGTGATTTTTTGAAGGTCAAGagactttaatattttcattcattttattataatttatttggaaaatttagGTAGTTTAGGTAAAACTTAATATGCAGTAAAACTTAAATAGAGTTGCTAATTGTGGATTATCAAACGTATTGGCTGAATTTCTGCAAGTTTGTAACTTTGATCGTGTTTATTTTGGGAGAACTATTAAATGTCACAAGTATACAATGCCACGATCATTTGCTATAACCGTTTCTGTTAGTGCTGTTTTCCGTTATTGTATACAAGATTCTATCTTATCATTTTTTAGTACATACACACTGGTTTATGTAGTAGAATGTTTA from Vigna unguiculata cultivar IT97K-499-35 chromosome 8, ASM411807v1, whole genome shotgun sequence encodes:
- the LOC114194853 gene encoding A-agglutinin anchorage subunit-like; this encodes MAEKPVQVDEGASPSSPTSASVSMPASSSTSASVSMPPPSSTSASVSMPPPSSTSASVSMPPPSSTSASVSMPAPSSTSSSTSASSSTPASTASSSTSGSVSVPASSSTSDSKPASSSSSSVSVAASASAYVSALSLSAASATANTLVSATELKSLSELASAAWATDSAPKTSTSWAPQPVPTSSWVPRRLEDELPIKLEGVSNVSAWKKQVVRVLITENLLGFVTKPGTPKKYASEKDRSCDKVREEYRQWVIEDERLRSWLLSSLSENMCCFVIEKEHAWEVWSEALEICRNELLESIKIALRDEIENTKENKGNQTVRDFVNRITCLANTLMALGDEVSEEEHVDALLQSLPDQYEALRAFIRDRRARRGEGSN